One part of the Caproiciproducens sp. CPB-2 genome encodes these proteins:
- a CDS encoding flavin reductase family protein, with amino-acid sequence MFQQIDITTMNFNPFTKIDKEWMLITAGSREKCNTMTASWGALGELWNRYVSFIFIRPQRYTLEFVEKEDFYSLCFFDESQRKALNCCGSRSGRDTDKIKDAGLTPVYDEAAPYFEEAKLVFICRKLHGQPIDPACFIDPAIDGKCYPQKDYHKMFVGEIVKVLEKA; translated from the coding sequence ATGTTTCAGCAAATCGACATTACCACCATGAATTTTAATCCATTCACCAAGATCGATAAGGAGTGGATGCTGATTACCGCGGGCAGCCGGGAAAAGTGCAACACCATGACGGCCAGCTGGGGCGCTCTGGGCGAGCTTTGGAACCGATACGTTTCCTTTATTTTTATCCGTCCGCAGCGTTATACTCTCGAATTCGTCGAAAAAGAGGATTTTTATTCCCTCTGCTTCTTCGACGAGTCTCAGCGCAAGGCCCTGAACTGCTGCGGCAGCCGCTCCGGCCGCGATACCGACAAAATCAAAGACGCCGGCCTGACGCCCGTTTACGACGAAGCCGCGCCTTATTTTGAAGAGGCAAAGCTCGTTTTCATCTGCCGCAAGCTGCACGGGCAGCCCATTGACCCCGCCTGCTTTATCGACCCCGCGATCGACGGAAAGTGCTATCCCCAGAAGGACTACCACAAGATGTTCGTCGGTGAAATCGTAAAGGTACTGGAAAAAGCGTAG
- a CDS encoding argininosuccinate synthase — protein sequence MENKIKKVVLAYSGGLDTSIIIPWLKENYNNCEVVAVAADVGQGAELNGLEEKAKKTGASKLYIADLKKAFAEDYIWPTLKAGAVYENKYLLGTSFARPLIAKRLVEIAQAEGADAICHGCTGKGNDQVRFELAIKAFAPKMKIIAPWREWSIKSRDEEIDYAEAHNIPLNITRETNYSKDKNLWHLSHEGLDLEDPANEPAYQKPGFLELGVSPEQAPDKPTYITLAFEKGIPVSLNGSRLCAVDMIAQLNQIGGENGIGIADIVENRLVGMKSRGVYETPGGTILYHAHNKLEELCLDRDTYHYKQGVGNKFAELVYFGQWFTPLREALSAFVESTQQTVTGEVKLKLYKGNIIDAGVTSPYSLYDEDIATFSEDEVYNQADANGFINLFGLPIQVQALKKQKK from the coding sequence ATGGAAAACAAGATTAAAAAAGTCGTTCTCGCCTATTCCGGCGGATTGGATACTTCGATTATTATTCCCTGGCTGAAGGAAAATTATAACAACTGCGAGGTCGTCGCGGTCGCCGCGGACGTCGGGCAGGGCGCAGAGCTGAACGGCCTTGAGGAAAAGGCGAAAAAGACGGGCGCGTCAAAGCTGTATATCGCCGACCTGAAAAAGGCGTTCGCCGAAGATTATATCTGGCCGACGCTCAAGGCCGGGGCGGTGTACGAGAACAAATATCTGCTCGGGACCTCCTTTGCAAGGCCGCTGATCGCGAAAAGGCTGGTGGAAATCGCCCAGGCCGAGGGCGCGGACGCCATCTGCCACGGCTGCACCGGCAAAGGCAACGACCAGGTGCGGTTTGAGCTTGCCATCAAGGCGTTCGCGCCGAAGATGAAGATCATCGCCCCGTGGAGGGAGTGGTCCATCAAATCCCGCGACGAAGAGATCGACTACGCCGAGGCGCACAATATTCCGCTGAATATTACGAGGGAGACGAACTACTCCAAGGATAAAAACCTGTGGCATCTTTCCCACGAAGGACTCGATCTGGAGGACCCCGCGAACGAGCCGGCCTATCAGAAGCCGGGCTTCCTGGAGCTGGGCGTTTCGCCGGAGCAGGCGCCCGACAAGCCGACTTACATCACTCTTGCGTTTGAGAAGGGCATCCCGGTGTCCCTTAACGGCAGCAGGCTCTGCGCGGTCGACATGATTGCGCAGCTGAATCAGATCGGCGGGGAAAACGGCATCGGTATCGCGGATATCGTGGAAAACAGGCTGGTGGGCATGAAGTCCCGCGGCGTGTACGAAACCCCGGGCGGCACCATTCTGTACCACGCGCACAACAAGCTGGAAGAGCTCTGCCTTGACAGGGACACCTACCACTACAAGCAGGGCGTGGGCAATAAATTTGCGGAGCTGGTTTATTTCGGCCAGTGGTTCACCCCGCTGCGCGAGGCGCTTTCCGCCTTTGTGGAAAGCACCCAGCAGACCGTGACCGGCGAAGTGAAGCTGAAGCTGTACAAGGGCAATATCATCGACGCGGGGGTCACTTCCCCGTATTCTCTCTATGACGAGGATATTGCGACCTTCAGCGAGGACGAGGTCTACAATCAGGCGGACGCCAACGGGTTTATCAACCTGTTCGGGCTGCCGATTCAGGTACAGGCGCTGAAAAAGCAGAAAAAATAA
- the hflX gene encoding GTPase HflX — MEKLDLYENEEKPERALLVEVNTGEYDAETSLAELYELVSSAGAEPFGAITQNRPTYDNATCVGSGMMEEIADFCEKHEIDLLIFDCELSPTQIRNIEQISKVRVVDRTMLILDIFAARAKSKEGRLQVELAQLKYLLPRLSGKGTSLSRLGGGIGTRGPGESKLETDRRHIRRRIDTLREQLEAVEKHRSQITRRRQKDGVVTVALVGYTNAGKSTLMNTLTQAGVLAEDKLFATLDPTARSLKLPNGATVMLIDTVGLVRRLPHHLVQAFHSTLEQAATADIILNICDASSPEAQEHLKITKDLLSELGCEGRPVIPVFNKCDLLPAANIIPFMGNSVRISAATGAGIEKLLSAIEENLPVKSKRVKMLLPFSQSGLAAQIRREGTVENEEYTDLGLVLTAQVPSTLDGSIGKYIIE; from the coding sequence ATGGAAAAACTGGATCTGTACGAAAATGAGGAAAAACCGGAGCGCGCGCTGCTGGTGGAAGTCAATACGGGCGAATATGACGCGGAAACTTCGCTGGCGGAGCTGTACGAGCTTGTCAGCAGCGCGGGAGCGGAACCTTTCGGCGCAATCACGCAGAACCGGCCCACTTACGACAACGCTACCTGCGTCGGGTCGGGAATGATGGAGGAAATAGCGGATTTCTGTGAAAAGCATGAAATCGACCTGCTTATTTTTGACTGTGAGCTTTCTCCTACTCAAATCCGGAATATTGAACAGATCAGCAAGGTGCGCGTCGTGGACCGCACGATGCTGATTCTGGATATTTTCGCGGCGCGCGCGAAAAGCAAAGAGGGCCGGCTCCAGGTGGAGCTGGCGCAGCTGAAGTACCTGCTGCCCCGGCTGTCCGGAAAGGGAACGTCGCTTTCCCGCCTCGGCGGCGGAATCGGCACGCGCGGCCCGGGCGAAAGCAAGCTGGAAACCGACCGGCGGCATATCCGCAGGAGGATCGACACGCTCAGGGAGCAGCTGGAAGCGGTGGAAAAGCACCGCAGCCAGATTACCCGCCGCCGTCAGAAGGACGGGGTCGTCACCGTTGCGCTGGTGGGCTACACCAACGCGGGGAAATCCACGCTGATGAATACCCTGACACAGGCCGGGGTGCTGGCGGAAGATAAGCTTTTCGCCACGCTGGACCCCACCGCCCGCTCGCTGAAGCTGCCGAACGGCGCCACGGTGATGCTGATCGACACCGTCGGGCTGGTGCGCCGCCTGCCGCATCATCTGGTGCAGGCTTTCCATTCCACGCTGGAACAGGCTGCCACCGCCGACATCATCCTGAATATCTGCGACGCTTCCAGCCCGGAAGCACAGGAGCATTTGAAAATCACGAAGGACCTTTTGTCGGAGCTTGGCTGCGAGGGAAGGCCGGTGATCCCCGTGTTCAACAAATGCGACCTTCTTCCCGCGGCCAACATCATCCCGTTTATGGGCAATTCCGTACGGATCAGCGCGGCGACGGGTGCGGGGATCGAAAAACTGCTCAGCGCGATCGAGGAGAATCTGCCGGTCAAAAGCAAACGGGTGAAGATGCTGCTTCCGTTTTCGCAAAGCGGCCTTGCGGCGCAGATCCGCCGCGAGGGGACGGTGGAAAACGAGGAGTACACTGACCTCGGGCTGGTGCTGACGGCACAGGTCCCGTCGACCTTGGACGGTTCCATCGGAAAATATATCATTGAATGA